A DNA window from Hypanus sabinus isolate sHypSab1 chromosome 27, sHypSab1.hap1, whole genome shotgun sequence contains the following coding sequences:
- the LOC132382261 gene encoding RING finger protein 223, with product MSIVTQVWHTQATSPTEPPDGKPVEGSDRASIEGLECTICFSSYDNTFKTPKLLECQHTFCLECLSRLMATMPAEQAGDIVCPLCRHQTAVPDNGTPALQTSQDLLAKLPPQLQLEESVWVEGKKLCRKKSSVDSGTADLCICIDIGEDKQENSPPEPDSSNEGQSCFSFLGDWKRLVLFIVVLIMFAGIVLWPVQCMLVTKNLSCAPNHPEATPEPASTLVPSTIPF from the coding sequence ATGTCCATCGTCACCCAGGTGTGGCACACTCAGGCAACCTCTCCCACAGAGCCTCCTGATGGGAAACCCGTGGAAGGCTCCGACAGGGCTTCCATTGAAGGCTTGGAATGCACCATCTGCTTCAGCTCCTACGACAACACCTTCAAGACCCCGAAGCTGCTGGAATGCCAGCACACTTTCTGCTTGGAGTGCCTGTCCAGGCTAATGGCTACAATGCCAGCCGAACAGGCTGGTGACATTGTCTGCCCCCTCTGCAGGCACCAAACGGCAGTGCCCGACAATGGGACTCCTGCCCTCCAAACCAGCCAGGACCTGCTCGCCAAGCTCCCTCCTCAACTACAACTCGAAGAGTCGGTGTGGGTGGAGGGCAAGAAACTATGCCGTAAAAAGAGCTCGGTCGATTCCGGTACCGCTGACCTTTGCATTTGCATTGATATTGGTGAGGACAAACAAGAGAATTCACCTCCTGAGCCAGACAGCAGCAATGAAGGACAGAGTTGTTTTTCCTTCCTTGGTGACTGGAAGAGGCTAGTTCTATTTATAGTGGTGCTGATTATGTTCGCCGGTATCGTGCTATGGCCAGTCCAATGTATGCTTGTCACAAAAAACCTGAGCTGTGCTCCGAACCATCCAGAAGCAACACCTGAGCCAGCGAGCACACTTGTTCCATCCACCATCCCCTTTTGA